Proteins encoded together in one Astatotilapia calliptera chromosome 7, fAstCal1.2, whole genome shotgun sequence window:
- the cabp1b gene encoding calcium-binding protein 1b isoform X2, translating into MSSSLPKSESTTSLLRTSGPHRRSAHGDRGPHGHRSQRSHHNHPAGAGGSEDAVWREDCETSVRRPLCQPRHADSRHLSDHHRTPKSHTHRQPTTLADDEDDEEYTQEDVGHRMNRHQKQHIGSSRSKQSHHHHHHHHHHHHDSTRGEVPPAVHPQVGSRHDRRTSPTPSYPKHQDDAAFFFESSERVVTGSSPSLSSDPPATSAPVRPAASRKTKRLNAASSEYDSSLHPIVKSVFGQDRELRPEEMDELREAFKEFDKDKDGFIGCKDLGNCMRTMGYMPTEMELIELSQQINMNLGGHVDFEDFVELMGPKLLAETADMIGVKELRDAFKEFDTNGDGEISTAELREAMKKLLGQQVGHRELEEILRDIDINGDGRVDFEEFVRMMSR; encoded by the exons ATGAGCTCATCTCTTCCCAAAAGCGAGTCGACCACCTCTCTTCTTAGAACATCGGGGCCCCACCGCAGGTCTGCCCACGGGGATCGCGGTCCCCACGGTCACAGGAGCCAGCGCTCTCACCACAATCATCCCGCCGGAGCTGGAGGCAGCGAGGACGCGGTCTGGAGGGAAGACTGCGAGACCAGTGTGCGGAGACCTCTCTGCCAACCAAGACATGCCGACTCTCGACATTTAAGTGACCATCATCGGACGCCGAAAAGTCATACTCACCGGCAGCCGACCACcctggctgatgatgaagatgatgaagaatACACTCAGGAGGATGTGGGGCACAGGATGAACAGGCATCAGAAACAGCACATCGGGTCCTCGAGATCCAAACagtctcatcatcatcatcatcatcatcatcatcaccaccacgaCTCCACTCGAGGTGAGGTGCCTCCCGCTGTGCATCCGCAGGTCGGATCCAGACACGACAGGAGAACCTCACCAACCCCATCTTATCCAAAACACCAGGACGATGCAGCTTTCTTCTTCGAGTCCAGCGAGAGAGTCGTCACCGGGTCATCACCCAGCCTCAGCTCAGACCCACCTGCGACAAGCGCACCTGTCCGGCCAGCGGCCAGCCGCAAAACCAAAAGACTAAACGCAGCATCCTCTGAGTATGACTCCAGTCTTCATCCAATagtgaaatcagtttttgggcAG GATCGAGAGCTGAGGCCAGAAGAAATGGATG AGCTGCGCGAGGCCTTCAAGGAGTTTGACAAAGACAAAGATGGGTTCATTGGCTGTAAAGACCTGGGGAACTGCATGAGAACTATGGGATACATGCCAACAGAGATGGAGCTAATAGAACTGAGCCAGCAGATCAACATGAACT TGGGAGGACATGTTGACTTTGAAGACTTTGTTGAACTCATGGGGCCCAAACTTCTGGCTGAAACAGCAGACATGATAGGGGTGAAGGAGCTGAGGGATGCCTTCAAAGAG tTCGATACTAATGGTGACGGCGAGATTAGCACTGCAGAACTCAGAGAGGCCATGAAAAAACTTCTGGGACAGCAG GTTGGACACAGAGAACTGGAGGAAATACTGCGAGACATTGACATCAACGGAGATGGACGTGTAGACTTTGAAG AATTTGTGCGGATGATGTCTCGGTGA
- the cabp1b gene encoding calcium-binding protein 1b isoform X3 has product MGNSVKSLKIFTKKDQKKNYKAVQSCEEGGSGGAYLEPLVALAQNGANMHNILGPACIFLRKGFAESRQADRELRPEEMDELREAFKEFDKDKDGFIGCKDLGNCMRTMGYMPTEMELIELSQQINMNLGGHVDFEDFVELMGPKLLAETADMIGVKELRDAFKEFDTNGDGEISTAELREAMKKLLGQQVGHRELEEILRDIDINGDGRVDFEEFVRMMSR; this is encoded by the exons atggGCAACTCTGTAAAGTCGCTTAAAATTTTCACCAAGAAG GACCAGAAGAAGAACTACAAAGCAGTGCAATCCTGTGAGGAGGGGGGATCTGGGGGGGCCTATCTTGAGCCACTAGTAGCCCTGGCCCAGAATGGAGCCAACATGCACAACATACTGGGGCCTGCATGCATCTTTCTACGCAAGGGCTTCGCTGAGAGCCGGCAGGCT GATCGAGAGCTGAGGCCAGAAGAAATGGATG AGCTGCGCGAGGCCTTCAAGGAGTTTGACAAAGACAAAGATGGGTTCATTGGCTGTAAAGACCTGGGGAACTGCATGAGAACTATGGGATACATGCCAACAGAGATGGAGCTAATAGAACTGAGCCAGCAGATCAACATGAACT TGGGAGGACATGTTGACTTTGAAGACTTTGTTGAACTCATGGGGCCCAAACTTCTGGCTGAAACAGCAGACATGATAGGGGTGAAGGAGCTGAGGGATGCCTTCAAAGAG tTCGATACTAATGGTGACGGCGAGATTAGCACTGCAGAACTCAGAGAGGCCATGAAAAAACTTCTGGGACAGCAG GTTGGACACAGAGAACTGGAGGAAATACTGCGAGACATTGACATCAACGGAGATGGACGTGTAGACTTTGAAG AATTTGTGCGGATGATGTCTCGGTGA
- the cabp1b gene encoding calcium-binding protein 1b isoform X4 has product MEPTCTTYWGLHASFYARASLRAGRLYDRELRPEEMDELREAFKEFDKDKDGFIGCKDLGNCMRTMGYMPTEMELIELSQQINMNLGGHVDFEDFVELMGPKLLAETADMIGVKELRDAFKEFDTNGDGEISTAELREAMKKLLGQQVGHRELEEILRDIDINGDGRVDFEEFVRMMSR; this is encoded by the exons ATGGAGCCAACATGCACAACATACTGGGGCCTGCATGCATCTTTCTACGCAAGGGCTTCGCTGAGAGCCGGCAGGCTGTAC GATCGAGAGCTGAGGCCAGAAGAAATGGATG AGCTGCGCGAGGCCTTCAAGGAGTTTGACAAAGACAAAGATGGGTTCATTGGCTGTAAAGACCTGGGGAACTGCATGAGAACTATGGGATACATGCCAACAGAGATGGAGCTAATAGAACTGAGCCAGCAGATCAACATGAACT TGGGAGGACATGTTGACTTTGAAGACTTTGTTGAACTCATGGGGCCCAAACTTCTGGCTGAAACAGCAGACATGATAGGGGTGAAGGAGCTGAGGGATGCCTTCAAAGAG tTCGATACTAATGGTGACGGCGAGATTAGCACTGCAGAACTCAGAGAGGCCATGAAAAAACTTCTGGGACAGCAG GTTGGACACAGAGAACTGGAGGAAATACTGCGAGACATTGACATCAACGGAGATGGACGTGTAGACTTTGAAG AATTTGTGCGGATGATGTCTCGGTGA
- the cabp1b gene encoding calcium-binding protein 1b isoform X1 — protein MSSSLPKSESTTSLLRTSGPHRRSAHGDRGPHGHRSQRSHHNHPAGAGGSEDAVWREDCETSVRRPLCQPRHADSRHLSDHHRTPKSHTHRQPTTLADDEDDEEYTQEDVGHRMNRHQKQHIGSSRSKQSHHHHHHHHHHHHDSTRGEVPPAVHPQVGSRHDRRTSPTPSYPKHQDDAAFFFESSERVVTGSSPSLSSDPPATSAPVRPAASRKTKRLNAASSEYDSSLHPIVKSVFGQDQKKNYKAVQSCEEGGSGGAYLEPLVALAQNGANMHNILGPACIFLRKGFAESRQADRELRPEEMDELREAFKEFDKDKDGFIGCKDLGNCMRTMGYMPTEMELIELSQQINMNLGGHVDFEDFVELMGPKLLAETADMIGVKELRDAFKEFDTNGDGEISTAELREAMKKLLGQQVGHRELEEILRDIDINGDGRVDFEEFVRMMSR, from the exons ATGAGCTCATCTCTTCCCAAAAGCGAGTCGACCACCTCTCTTCTTAGAACATCGGGGCCCCACCGCAGGTCTGCCCACGGGGATCGCGGTCCCCACGGTCACAGGAGCCAGCGCTCTCACCACAATCATCCCGCCGGAGCTGGAGGCAGCGAGGACGCGGTCTGGAGGGAAGACTGCGAGACCAGTGTGCGGAGACCTCTCTGCCAACCAAGACATGCCGACTCTCGACATTTAAGTGACCATCATCGGACGCCGAAAAGTCATACTCACCGGCAGCCGACCACcctggctgatgatgaagatgatgaagaatACACTCAGGAGGATGTGGGGCACAGGATGAACAGGCATCAGAAACAGCACATCGGGTCCTCGAGATCCAAACagtctcatcatcatcatcatcatcatcatcatcaccaccacgaCTCCACTCGAGGTGAGGTGCCTCCCGCTGTGCATCCGCAGGTCGGATCCAGACACGACAGGAGAACCTCACCAACCCCATCTTATCCAAAACACCAGGACGATGCAGCTTTCTTCTTCGAGTCCAGCGAGAGAGTCGTCACCGGGTCATCACCCAGCCTCAGCTCAGACCCACCTGCGACAAGCGCACCTGTCCGGCCAGCGGCCAGCCGCAAAACCAAAAGACTAAACGCAGCATCCTCTGAGTATGACTCCAGTCTTCATCCAATagtgaaatcagtttttgggcAG GACCAGAAGAAGAACTACAAAGCAGTGCAATCCTGTGAGGAGGGGGGATCTGGGGGGGCCTATCTTGAGCCACTAGTAGCCCTGGCCCAGAATGGAGCCAACATGCACAACATACTGGGGCCTGCATGCATCTTTCTACGCAAGGGCTTCGCTGAGAGCCGGCAGGCT GATCGAGAGCTGAGGCCAGAAGAAATGGATG AGCTGCGCGAGGCCTTCAAGGAGTTTGACAAAGACAAAGATGGGTTCATTGGCTGTAAAGACCTGGGGAACTGCATGAGAACTATGGGATACATGCCAACAGAGATGGAGCTAATAGAACTGAGCCAGCAGATCAACATGAACT TGGGAGGACATGTTGACTTTGAAGACTTTGTTGAACTCATGGGGCCCAAACTTCTGGCTGAAACAGCAGACATGATAGGGGTGAAGGAGCTGAGGGATGCCTTCAAAGAG tTCGATACTAATGGTGACGGCGAGATTAGCACTGCAGAACTCAGAGAGGCCATGAAAAAACTTCTGGGACAGCAG GTTGGACACAGAGAACTGGAGGAAATACTGCGAGACATTGACATCAACGGAGATGGACGTGTAGACTTTGAAG AATTTGTGCGGATGATGTCTCGGTGA